From Neorickettsia helminthoeca str. Oregon:
ATAGCGTGAAGAACTTCACCAATGGCTTATTAGTTAGACACGGATACTTGTTAACTGATATAAGGATTTCGGGAAGCAATAATTTACGTTTGGACTCCGTTCACAAGATGATGGAAAACTATAAAGACCGTAGTATTATTGCTATACCAATTTCTGGTATTAGGAAGGAGCTACTAAAACAGAAATGGGTTTCTGGTGCAACGGTCATAATGAAGCTCCCAAATATCATAATGATCTCGATAGATGAGCATAAGCCTTTCGCTATTTTCGGCAATACGAAAATAGTAGCAGATGACTTGAGGGCACTTATTCCAATAGACGCTGAAGAAGAAAAAAAATTTACTGGTCTATTGAAGGTTTACTCACAGAATTTTAAGAGGACTTCAATACTTTTAAAAACACTCAAGACAAAGTTAGACAAAGGGACATTAGATAAACTTGCATCAATTGAAGAGATTGCAGACAGACGGTGGAATCTCACATTTAAAAACGGAACAGTTATAAAACTACCGGAAAAGAATCTAGATCTTGCACTGAATCGCGTAAACAAGATTTTACAGAAAAATCCAGATCTGTTAGGACTCAAGAACATCGACTTGAGACTCTTAGACAAAACATTCTTCAGCTAAGAAAGGCTACACAAACTCGATATAAACAATCTAGATGTAGGTTGACGCGCTATCCTTTGGATCATAGGACAGCTTAAGGGTAAAAGCACCTTGAAAAGTCGATGAAAACCCAGTAACACATAGAAAATTCCCGCCTTCAGATAGAGCAGCGCTCACTAGGAAAAGTCATAATACACACGAAATCCTACTGGAAGGAATTCCATACCCAGAAGAGTCAGGATTAAAACTTATCTCATTTTTTAATGACGCAGAAAAACTCCTGTATCTCTGTCCGCTGATTATCTAGGAAAACCCCTGTTTTAGCAGAAGCGTCAAAGATACCATCATTGTGCATCATGCACATATGCCTAGCAGTAGCATAGACTATCACACCTTTTGGAGATAGAACCCTATCGAGAGCAGTAGCAATCTGAGTACATATCCTTTCCTGCATCTGTAGTCTCCTGGTGCACGCATGCACCAACCTCTTTATGCTTCCTATACTGGTAATGAAAGCATCAGGAACATATCCAACAGATATATTTCCAGAAATAGGGAGGATATGATGCTCACAGAAGGAAAAAAATGGAATATCCTTCAAGACAACAAGCGATTCGGTACAACAGCTTTCCATTGGAGTGATTAAGGAATCTAGGCTGTTATGCGCATAACCGGCAAAACACTTAGTAAGAATCTCTAACAGTAATCTAGGTGTATCCTTCAGTTCTCGTCGATCTGGATCATCCCCTATCGCGGCAATGAATCCGCGAATATCATCCTCAGATAACTTCCGCACCACTCACTACCTCAACTAATTCCCTTGTGATTTTCTCCTGTCTTCCTCTATTATAGAGACGCTTGAGATCATCTGCGACGTCCTGTGCATTTTTAGTTGCAGCATCCATTGCAAACATCCTACTCATATTTTCGCTTACCTTGGCCTCCTTCAGGCATTCATAGAGCTGCGCGCACACATACTTCCCGTAAAGAAAGGCAAACAATTCATCACGTTCTGGCTCTAGACCACACATATGCGACTCATGAAAAATAAAGCTATCCCGTGTAGGAATCCTCAATAACTCTGGATGCATGGTCATTGCATTGAAAAATCTCGTATAAAGAATGCTGAAGGTAACTTCATCTCCGGCAGTTGTAATCAGATCAATAACAGAAGCAAAATCCATTTCACTTTCAAGTACATCCATAGTATCCACCAAGAACTTGCTTGAGAGAGCAACTTTTTTCCCTATAAAACAGAACGATACCCGTCTCCTGCTCAAATCTGGGAAAATCATCCGGAAGTACTTAGTGATCGAGGAATTATATCCACCACACAAACCCTTGTCGGAGGATAACACGAACAACACCTCTCTTCCTGCTGCGCAATCTGACTTCGAATTTGAAGGAATTCCTGCTTCAGCAAATCTCCCAAGTCTGTACAGCGAACCCAAAACTTCATCTTTATAACGATGTGCGGCAGCGAGTGCCGCCTTGGAGTGCCTCAACTTCGAAGTAGCAATCATCTGGGTGAC
This genomic window contains:
- a CDS encoding cell division protein FtsQ/DivIB → MRNKSRKYVITLSYVLLFTFFFFTAASFTDSVKNFTNGLLVRHGYLLTDIRISGSNNLRLDSVHKMMENYKDRSIIAIPISGIRKELLKQKWVSGATVIMKLPNIIMISIDEHKPFAIFGNTKIVADDLRALIPIDAEEEKKFTGLLKVYSQNFKRTSILLKTLKTKLDKGTLDKLASIEEIADRRWNLTFKNGTVIKLPEKNLDLALNRVNKILQKNPDLLGLKNIDLRLLDKTFFS
- the folE gene encoding GTP cyclohydrolase I, which encodes MRKLSEDDIRGFIAAIGDDPDRRELKDTPRLLLEILTKCFAGYAHNSLDSLITPMESCCTESLVVLKDIPFFSFCEHHILPISGNISVGYVPDAFITSIGSIKRLVHACTRRLQMQERICTQIATALDRVLSPKGVIVYATARHMCMMHNDGIFDASAKTGVFLDNQRTEIQEFFCVIKK
- a CDS encoding FoF1 ATP synthase subunit gamma codes for the protein MSDLKSLLLRINSVNSTKKITRVTQMIATSKLRHSKAALAAAHRYKDEVLGSLYRLGRFAEAGIPSNSKSDCAAGREVLFVLSSDKGLCGGYNSSITKYFRMIFPDLSRRRVSFCFIGKKVALSSKFLVDTMDVLESEMDFASVIDLITTAGDEVTFSILYTRFFNAMTMHPELLRIPTRDSFIFHESHMCGLEPERDELFAFLYGKYVCAQLYECLKEAKVSENMSRMFAMDAATKNAQDVADDLKRLYNRGRQEKITRELVEVVSGAEVI